In one Capra hircus breed San Clemente chromosome 22, ASM170441v1, whole genome shotgun sequence genomic region, the following are encoded:
- the IQCF6 gene encoding IQ domain-containing protein F6 — protein MVRRTLLHAALRAWVIQCWWRSMQAKMLEQRRRLALRLYTCQEWAVVKVQAQVRMWQARRRFLQARQAACIIQSHWRWHASQTRGLIRGRYEVRASRLELDIEILMT, from the coding sequence ATGGTACGCCGGACGTTACTGCATGCAGCACTCAGGGCCTGGGTCATCCAGTGCTGGTGGAGGTCGATGCAGGCCAAGATGCTGGAGCAAAGACGGCGCCTGGCACTAAGACTCTACACCTGCCAGGAATGGGCAGTGGTGAAGGTGCAGGCACAGGTCCGCATGTGGCAGGCCCGCAGACGGTTTCTCCAGGCACGCCAAGCGGCCTGCATCATCCAGTCTCACTGGCGCTGGCATGCCAGCCAGACCCGAGGCCTGATCCGGGGCCGCTATGAGGTCAGGGCCAGCCGGCTAGAGCTCGACATCGAAATCCTCATGACCTAG